The proteins below are encoded in one region of Campylobacter helveticus:
- a CDS encoding multiheme c-type cytochrome: MKKFVPKGMVLTLLLGIGLSASGAENSNVLIQGQAAQDGNTKPRTLEGYVHQEDAFFKYLKEHHPMFKYEKEGRIVGKYAISDREEEYVEFSNGPTFAEQNNLAHASVTYRLGMESFLDFPNKFVGPKKCGECHPAQYKAWERSRHAKTVRFPDEFEEVGNDLKKPMYNSQSTILPDGIYPDDVFAVIGTPRTKYGFVDKWLVRGTYHIEDGNLSNMTGKLVAGGNQFSRLWSEFLTPEMTKRIAEFSPGFPTTMEEFGGNGSQVWGTNSYAAKYRQTMLFQPASAYCETCHTFKFDFKSKEEFYKALGNAQELRKHTIAKGISCEECHGAGAHLYGARGAGMPSNCERCHQRFSYNEEDAKKNPRKPFNAFFKSSCPACGTEGAQMYSSEHYDKGMRCSTCHDPHEVTFNDWKDGYTKVGLKKTCTDCHDTQASFFKQGGIHSKDNCTSCHMPNMMSCENFGAVQNPDKGGFDNVRASHIWKIKVDKTAKSLNPPEGKERSPKTPGWTIARDDDGRFFLDLMWACGRTSFSDPNLMGPGASGCHSAVQSNLPKKLHFTDQETIYNVVVGWQKPVKEGYENILKGVKEIDKAMAENPKLSVEKKSRVITLANQARAIAEKLQKDGSWGVHGPVYSKKIVDEALIYIQEAKNILK; encoded by the coding sequence ATGAAGAAGTTCGTCCCTAAAGGAATGGTTTTAACTCTATTGCTTGGAATAGGGTTAAGTGCAAGTGGTGCGGAGAATTCAAATGTTCTCATTCAAGGACAAGCCGCACAAGATGGCAATACAAAGCCAAGGACTCTTGAGGGTTATGTCCATCAAGAAGATGCGTTTTTTAAATATTTAAAAGAGCATCACCCAATGTTTAAATATGAAAAAGAGGGGCGTATAGTTGGTAAATATGCTATCAGCGATAGAGAGGAAGAGTATGTAGAATTTTCTAATGGTCCTACTTTCGCAGAGCAAAATAATCTAGCTCACGCCTCGGTAACTTATCGTTTGGGAATGGAATCTTTCTTAGATTTTCCAAATAAATTCGTAGGTCCAAAAAAGTGCGGTGAGTGCCATCCAGCACAATATAAAGCTTGGGAAAGGTCACGCCACGCTAAAACAGTTCGTTTTCCAGATGAATTTGAAGAAGTGGGAAATGACTTAAAAAAACCTATGTATAACTCACAATCCACCATTTTACCAGATGGAATTTATCCAGATGATGTTTTTGCCGTCATTGGGACACCAAGAACAAAATATGGATTTGTCGATAAATGGCTAGTTCGCGGAACTTATCATATTGAAGATGGAAATCTTAGTAATATGACTGGAAAGCTTGTAGCTGGAGGAAACCAATTTTCAAGGCTTTGGAGTGAGTTCTTAACACCTGAAATGACTAAAAGAATAGCAGAATTTTCTCCAGGATTCCCTACCACTATGGAAGAATTTGGTGGCAACGGCTCACAAGTTTGGGGGACCAACTCTTATGCAGCAAAATATCGCCAAACTATGCTTTTCCAACCAGCAAGTGCATATTGCGAAACCTGTCATACTTTCAAATTTGACTTTAAAAGCAAAGAAGAGTTTTACAAAGCTTTAGGAAATGCTCAAGAGCTTAGAAAACACACCATCGCCAAAGGAATTTCTTGCGAAGAATGCCACGGAGCAGGCGCTCACCTTTATGGAGCTAGAGGTGCTGGTATGCCATCAAATTGCGAAAGATGCCACCAAAGATTTTCTTATAACGAAGAAGATGCTAAGAAAAATCCTAGAAAACCATTTAACGCATTTTTTAAGTCTAGTTGTCCAGCTTGTGGAACTGAGGGCGCACAAATGTATAGCTCAGAACATTATGATAAGGGTATGAGATGTTCAACTTGCCACGACCCACACGAGGTTACTTTTAATGATTGGAAAGATGGTTATACTAAAGTAGGACTTAAAAAAACTTGCACAGATTGCCACGATACACAAGCAAGCTTCTTTAAACAAGGTGGAATTCACTCTAAGGATAATTGCACCTCTTGCCATATGCCAAATATGATGAGTTGTGAGAATTTTGGAGCGGTTCAAAATCCTGATAAGGGTGGATTTGATAATGTTAGAGCCTCTCACATTTGGAAGATAAAAGTAGATAAAACTGCAAAATCTCTCAACCCACCAGAAGGTAAAGAAAGGTCACCAAAAACTCCTGGATGGACCATAGCTAGAGATGATGATGGAAGATTCTTCCTTGACCTTATGTGGGCTTGCGGACGCACAAGCTTTAGCGATCCAAATTTAATGGGACCTGGAGCAAGTGGATGTCATAGTGCAGTGCAGTCAAATCTGCCTAAGAAACTTCACTTTACAGACCAAGAGACCATCTATAATGTTGTTGTGGGTTGGCAAAAACCTGTTAAAGAAGGCTATGAAAATATCCTTAAAGGTGTAAAGGAAATCGATAAAGCTATGGCTGAAAATCCTAAACTTTCTGTGGAGAAAAAATCTCGTGTAATTACCCTAGCTAATCAAGCAAGAGCCATTGCGGAAAAATTACAAAAAGACGGCTCTTGGGGTGTTCATGGTCCTGTTTACTCTAAAAAAATAGTCGATGAAGCTTTGATTTATATACAAGAAGCTAAGAACATTTTAAAATAA
- a CDS encoding LptF/LptG family permease produces MGVFFYFISTIYLKNFFILFFALLGFYCGVDMLLNFKDLPDSANLILLYVLFVGFSAVTYILPISLIFSLVLSFLTMIRNNELVSLYALGLSKNRVVIYPFLWALFFCFIYVGFNFTSFAYANEFKRSILNNGTLNKKSGDIFLKFNEEFVYVKSLDDGLAREIKIFALKDENLSHFIQANRALFNEDSWLLRDGNITHIPQKFVLGENGYKSENFTSLEALEGFKPKVAQSVASGREYSIYDAYQSLVLFNSQELNTRNLKITLYKLIFAPFFAPFLMLIMYYYFPAIARFFNLAFIAFIAFIVTLVVWGGLFVLLRLSENGVISGEFGIILPNLLLAFAALVMLFKKR; encoded by the coding sequence ATGGGTGTATTTTTTTATTTTATCTCAACCATTTATCTTAAGAATTTTTTTATTTTATTTTTTGCTTTGCTTGGGTTTTATTGCGGCGTAGATATGCTTTTAAATTTTAAAGATTTACCCGACTCTGCTAACTTAATTTTGCTTTATGTTTTGTTTGTTGGTTTTAGTGCCGTAACTTATATTTTACCCATTTCTTTAATTTTTTCTCTTGTTTTGTCCTTTTTAACTATGATAAGAAATAATGAATTGGTTAGTCTTTATGCTTTAGGTCTGAGTAAAAATAGGGTGGTTATTTATCCTTTTTTATGGGCTTTGTTTTTTTGTTTTATTTATGTTGGATTTAACTTTACATCTTTTGCGTATGCAAATGAATTTAAAAGAAGCATACTTAATAACGGCACTTTAAATAAAAAAAGTGGTGATATTTTTTTGAAATTCAATGAAGAATTTGTTTATGTTAAAAGTTTAGATGATGGATTGGCTAGGGAGATTAAAATTTTTGCTCTAAAGGATGAAAATTTAAGCCATTTTATCCAAGCAAATCGTGCTTTATTTAATGAAGATTCTTGGCTTTTAAGGGACGGAAATATTACGCACATTCCTCAAAAGTTTGTCTTGGGAGAAAATGGTTATAAGAGCGAAAATTTCACAAGTTTGGAAGCGTTGGAGGGGTTTAAGCCAAAAGTTGCTCAAAGCGTGGCAAGTGGTAGAGAGTATTCAATTTATGATGCTTATCAAAGTTTGGTTTTATTTAATTCTCAAGAGCTCAACACGAGAAATTTGAAAATCACCCTTTACAAGCTTATTTTTGCACCCTTTTTTGCACCCTTTTTGATGCTGATAATGTATTATTATTTTCCAGCGATTGCGCGTTTTTTTAACCTTGCCTTTATCGCTTTTATCGCTTTTATCGTAACGCTTGTGGTTTGGGGAGGGTTATTTGTGCTTTTAAGGCTGAGTGAAAATGGAGTGATAAGTGGTGAATTCGGTATTATTTTGCCAAATTTACTTTTAGCTTTTGCTGCTTTGGTGATGTTATTTAAAAAGCGTTAA
- the ftsA gene encoding cell division protein FtsA has protein sequence MNILGIDLGSTQTCAIIAQKDEDGLKIIGFAKTKTSGVKKGAITNIELASKSIEEAVSSAEMMSGVHYDKVVVSISGAYTKSVDSVGVVNIPNHEIGIKEIHRAVSTAKHTANLPSGYEIIHVLPYNFKINDLEHVDDPLGMSGNRLEVSTHIVISQESHIKNLKKAVELADLRVDNIVLSGYASSIACLDDSEKELGAVLIDMGGAICDMVVHMGNSIRYNDCLQIGSINITQDLSIALHAPLKEAEKVKLNYAAFSTQPNVLIQVPAMGDEKKVNEYALDAVSNVIYARTEETLMILAKILSDNRYANSTGGGVVLTGGMTKLAGLDELASATFDNKSVRLANARKDLIGGFNEIFNDPENTCAIGLCLYGAGYFTPYELDSNEKLRYKGEIENFNRQIKQEFIPQKEEEDEIRNELFNDDLQENDAISIQEQLDFKENKEKKPSVFSNIWHKIMNQF, from the coding sequence GTGAATATATTAGGAATTGACTTAGGCTCAACGCAAACTTGCGCTATCATCGCTCAAAAAGATGAAGACGGACTTAAAATTATAGGCTTTGCAAAAACAAAAACAAGTGGAGTGAAAAAGGGTGCCATTACTAATATAGAATTAGCCTCAAAATCCATAGAAGAAGCTGTTAGTAGTGCTGAAATGATGAGCGGAGTGCATTATGATAAGGTCGTTGTTTCCATTTCTGGTGCTTATACCAAAAGTGTTGATAGTGTGGGCGTTGTTAATATCCCAAACCACGAAATCGGCATTAAAGAAATTCACAGGGCTGTAAGCACGGCTAAACATACAGCAAATTTGCCAAGTGGATATGAGATTATCCATGTTTTACCTTATAATTTCAAAATCAACGACTTAGAACATGTTGATGACCCTTTAGGGATGAGCGGAAATCGTCTTGAAGTCTCAACACACATTGTTATCTCACAAGAATCACACATTAAAAATTTGAAAAAAGCCGTAGAGTTGGCTGATTTACGCGTGGACAATATCGTTCTTTCAGGCTATGCCTCATCTATAGCTTGTTTGGACGATAGTGAAAAAGAACTTGGTGCGGTTTTAATCGATATGGGTGGAGCAATTTGCGATATGGTAGTGCATATGGGAAATTCAATACGCTATAACGACTGCTTACAAATAGGCTCAATTAATATTACGCAAGATTTATCCATCGCCTTGCACGCACCACTAAAAGAAGCGGAGAAAGTGAAGCTTAACTACGCTGCTTTTTCTACACAACCAAATGTCCTCATACAGGTTCCAGCTATGGGAGATGAAAAAAAGGTTAATGAATATGCCCTTGATGCCGTCTCTAATGTGATTTATGCAAGAACTGAAGAAACTTTAATGATTTTAGCAAAAATTTTAAGCGACAATCGGTATGCCAATAGCACAGGCGGAGGCGTAGTGCTAACTGGAGGTATGACAAAACTTGCAGGACTTGATGAGCTTGCTTCTGCCACTTTTGATAATAAATCTGTCCGCCTTGCAAATGCTAGAAAAGACTTAATCGGCGGCTTTAATGAAATTTTTAACGACCCAGAAAATACTTGCGCCATAGGACTTTGTCTTTATGGAGCTGGATATTTCACCCCTTATGAATTAGATTCTAATGAAAAATTAAGATATAAAGGCGAAATTGAAAATTTCAATCGCCAAATTAAACAAGAATTTATCCCTCAAAAAGAAGAAGAGGATGAAATACGAAATGAACTTTTCAATGATGATTTGCAGGAAAATGATGCGATAAGCATACAAGAGCAACTAGATTTTAAAGAAAATAAAGAAAAAAAGCCAAGTGTCTTTAGTAACATTTGGCATAAGATTATGAATCAATTTTAA
- the lysA gene encoding diaminopimelate decarboxylase, whose protein sequence is MDYLKLKEEFKTPFYLYDFDLIKSRFLELKDVFKARKSQIFYAMKANSNLSLLQMLVRLDSGFDCVSIGEVRRALRVGAKPYKIIFSGVGKSEDELEQALKFDILYINLESEEEMLLLESVAKKLKLKARISIRVNPNVDAKTHPYISTGLNENKFGVEIDLARKMYLYAAKSAFLEPVGVHFHIGSQLLDVAPIHEAAFIVAKLLRELKALKIELKFFDVGGGLGISYEGEKEPCLYDYAQGILASLTGLDVTIGLEPGRFLVAKSGTLVCSVLYEKNTLKKRFMVVDAAMNDLIRPSLYNAYHEIVLPYAKGEPSLCDVVGGICESGDFFAKGRKLPKSERGDIVLIKEAGAYGFTMSSNYNTRPRICELAIENSVVKMVRKREKFEDLIALEEECLD, encoded by the coding sequence ATGGATTATTTGAAATTGAAAGAAGAATTTAAAACTCCCTTTTATCTTTATGATTTTGATTTGATAAAAAGTCGCTTTTTAGAGCTTAAGGATGTTTTTAAGGCAAGAAAATCACAAATTTTTTATGCGATGAAGGCAAATTCTAATTTAAGCTTATTGCAAATGTTGGTGAGGCTTGATAGTGGATTTGACTGCGTAAGTATAGGGGAGGTTAGAAGAGCTTTAAGGGTAGGAGCAAAGCCTTATAAAATTATATTTAGTGGAGTTGGAAAAAGTGAAGATGAGTTAGAGCAAGCTTTAAAATTTGATATTTTGTATATTAATTTAGAAAGTGAAGAGGAAATGCTACTTTTAGAAAGTGTGGCAAAAAAGCTTAAGCTCAAGGCAAGAATTTCTATAAGAGTAAATCCAAATGTTGATGCTAAAACTCACCCATATATTTCTACGGGTTTAAATGAAAATAAATTTGGAGTGGAAATTGATTTAGCTAGAAAGATGTATTTATACGCTGCGAAAAGTGCGTTTTTAGAGCCTGTTGGAGTGCATTTTCATATAGGTTCGCAATTGCTTGATGTAGCACCTATACACGAAGCAGCGTTTATTGTGGCAAAACTATTAAGAGAATTAAAGGCTTTAAAAATCGAGCTTAAATTTTTTGATGTGGGTGGAGGACTTGGCATAAGCTATGAGGGAGAAAAAGAACCTTGTTTGTATGATTATGCGCAAGGAATTTTGGCAAGTTTAACCGGACTTGATGTAACTATAGGCTTGGAGCCGGGACGCTTTTTGGTTGCAAAGAGTGGAACGCTTGTATGTAGCGTTTTGTATGAGAAGAATACACTTAAAAAACGCTTTATGGTTGTTGATGCGGCGATGAATGATTTAATCCGCCCAAGTCTTTACAATGCTTATCACGAGATAGTTTTACCTTATGCAAAAGGGGAGCCAAGCCTTTGTGATGTGGTTGGTGGAATTTGTGAGAGTGGAGATTTTTTCGCTAAGGGGCGTAAGCTTCCAAAAAGTGAGAGAGGGGACATTGTTTTAATCAAAGAAGCTGGAGCATACGGCTTTACTATGAGCAGTAATTATAATACGCGTCCTAGAATTTGTGAGCTTGCTATCGAAAATAGCGTTGTTAAAATGGTGCGTAAAAGGGAAAAATTTGAGGATTTAATAGCTTTAGAAGAAGAGTGTTTGGATTAA
- a CDS encoding rhodanese-like domain-containing protein: protein MKRSLVKLILLALFCFLNPSLYADGKIQIGIVEGVTPISMGEAEKLLGQKNVYFIDVNPDEERKLAGNIPDAILVDSQNWQNLLPDDFNATLIFYGSNRFTFDASNLASLSQKLGYTRVYVMLDGIESWVLSGRKVHKEQIEKWQSAKNLDDFKDSIHSRMYFGNTPSCRDCHGKGEDKKSIRYNNAANLELINKNCASCHKEVDKEFKHSIHQNINQMELSKEGKKAPTCTTCHDIHSNDPLMNAMTLKQRSDFKCGECHQDKQDRYHDTFHGKAMVLNSPGSAPKIAACYDCHGKHNILKVEDLNSTLSPLNRVQTCAQCHPNSNENFANFIAHADHTDGENYPMLHGAYIFMTALVIGVFVFFGLHTLLWSIRLILARLSHPVEWKKAKENAHNDKVLIKRFTTFHKIQHFFMAASFLGLAFSGLPQKFYSAPWAQTMINLMGGPIGATVVHHISAIVMFAVFFSHIGEIMLVNWKRRDLVRDPQTGKLDKMKILRALFGPDSLMPNWQDFRDMKAHFKWFFGMGERPQFDRWTYWEKFDYLAVFWGMFVIGLSGLVLWFPTFFSTFLPGWMINLCSLVHSDEALLATGFIFAIHFFNTHFRADRFPMDMVIFSGTQSEAEIKQERSVYYKRLKESGKLESLYEKNSKFNSYKGIAKLVGYLMLITGMIFLFLMIYAFIVDLLK from the coding sequence TTGAAACGAAGTTTAGTAAAACTCATACTACTTGCTCTTTTTTGTTTTTTAAATCCCTCTTTATACGCTGATGGAAAAATTCAAATTGGTATAGTAGAAGGCGTAACTCCCATTAGTATGGGAGAGGCTGAAAAACTTTTAGGACAGAAAAATGTCTATTTTATCGATGTTAATCCAGATGAGGAAAGAAAACTTGCTGGTAATATACCAGATGCCATTTTAGTAGATTCTCAAAACTGGCAAAATTTATTACCAGATGATTTTAACGCTACTTTAATTTTTTATGGTTCTAATCGCTTTACTTTTGACGCCTCCAACCTTGCAAGTTTAAGTCAAAAGCTTGGTTACACCCGTGTTTATGTGATGCTAGATGGTATAGAATCGTGGGTGCTTTCAGGAAGAAAAGTTCATAAAGAGCAAATTGAAAAATGGCAAAGTGCTAAAAATCTGGATGATTTTAAAGATAGTATTCACTCAAGAATGTATTTTGGAAATACTCCAAGCTGTAGGGATTGCCACGGAAAGGGAGAAGATAAAAAATCCATCCGCTACAACAATGCTGCAAATTTAGAACTCATCAACAAAAATTGCGCAAGCTGCCATAAGGAAGTTGATAAAGAATTTAAGCATAGTATCCATCAAAATATCAACCAAATGGAACTTAGCAAAGAGGGTAAAAAAGCTCCAACTTGCACAACTTGCCACGATATTCACAGCAATGACCCTTTAATGAATGCAATGACCTTAAAGCAAAGAAGTGATTTTAAATGCGGTGAGTGCCATCAGGATAAACAAGACCGCTACCACGATACTTTCCACGGCAAGGCTATGGTTTTAAATAGCCCAGGTAGTGCGCCAAAAATCGCAGCTTGTTATGATTGTCACGGTAAGCACAATATTTTAAAGGTTGAAGATTTAAATTCAACACTATCACCTTTAAACCGCGTTCAAACTTGCGCACAATGCCATCCAAATTCTAATGAAAATTTTGCAAATTTCATCGCACACGCTGACCATACTGATGGAGAAAATTATCCTATGCTTCACGGAGCCTATATTTTTATGACAGCTTTAGTGATAGGAGTGTTTGTGTTCTTTGGTTTGCACACTTTACTTTGGAGCATAAGACTCATTTTGGCTAGACTTTCACACCCTGTGGAATGGAAAAAAGCAAAAGAAAATGCTCATAATGATAAGGTTTTAATCAAACGATTTACAACTTTCCATAAAATTCAGCACTTCTTTATGGCAGCAAGTTTCTTAGGCTTGGCTTTCTCGGGTCTGCCACAAAAATTTTATTCTGCTCCTTGGGCGCAAACTATGATAAATCTTATGGGTGGTCCTATCGGTGCGACTGTTGTGCATCATATTAGCGCTATCGTTATGTTTGCAGTCTTTTTCTCACATATTGGGGAAATTATGCTTGTGAATTGGAAAAGAAGAGATTTGGTGCGCGACCCACAAACAGGTAAGCTCGATAAAATGAAAATTTTAAGAGCGCTTTTTGGTCCAGATTCCTTAATGCCAAATTGGCAAGATTTTAGAGATATGAAGGCACACTTTAAATGGTTCTTTGGTATGGGCGAAAGACCGCAATTTGACCGCTGGACTTATTGGGAAAAATTTGATTATCTAGCTGTATTTTGGGGTATGTTTGTAATAGGGCTTTCGGGACTTGTTTTATGGTTCCCTACTTTCTTTAGCACCTTTTTACCGGGCTGGATGATTAATCTTTGCTCTTTAGTGCATTCTGATGAAGCTCTACTTGCGACAGGATTTATCTTTGCCATCCATTTCTTTAATACCCATTTTAGAGCGGATCGCTTCCCTATGGATATGGTAATTTTTTCAGGAACTCAAAGTGAAGCTGAAATCAAGCAGGAAAGAAGTGTTTATTATAAACGCCTGAAGGAAAGCGGAAAACTTGAGAGTCTATATGAGAAAAACTCCAAATTTAATTCTTATAAAGGCATAGCAAAGTTAGTAGGTTATTTAATGCTAATTACGGGAATGATTTTCTTATTCTTAATGATTTATGCTTTTATAGTAGATTTACTAAAATAA
- a CDS encoding SoxW family protein, whose translation MFKKLTLGFVALLFCACNDEKIDEAILSKGTQTTEKHKQDANNLDLNSYKEIAEFFKDNQNIVFSNKPVLIIFSANNCTYCDKLKHEIQNDKEVQNILKNTYNSYYINTSYHKIHNYDDKKTSTEELAKEFNIDATPTLVFFTPNHKTLLIYPGFMSAKRLALTMEILKEKENHELNKDELFKKLFLAYKEKNV comes from the coding sequence ATGTTTAAAAAACTGACTTTAGGATTTGTAGCATTATTATTTTGCGCTTGTAATGATGAAAAAATAGATGAAGCCATACTCTCAAAAGGAACACAAACTACGGAAAAACATAAACAAGATGCTAATAATCTTGATTTAAATTCTTACAAAGAAATTGCAGAATTTTTTAAGGACAATCAAAACATTGTTTTTTCCAACAAACCTGTATTGATTATCTTTAGTGCAAATAATTGCACCTATTGCGATAAATTAAAACACGAAATTCAAAACGATAAAGAAGTTCAAAATATCTTAAAAAACACATACAATTCTTATTATATTAACACGAGTTATCACAAAATCCATAATTATGATGATAAAAAAACAAGCACAGAAGAACTTGCAAAAGAATTTAACATAGACGCTACGCCTACTCTAGTTTTCTTTACCCCTAATCATAAAACCCTGCTGATTTATCCCGGTTTTATGAGTGCTAAGCGTCTTGCTTTAACTATGGAAATTTTAAAAGAGAAAGAAAACCACGAACTAAATAAAGATGAACTTTTTAAAAAACTTTTTTTAGCTTATAAGGAAAAAAATGTTTAA
- the ccsA gene encoding cytochrome c biogenesis protein CcsA yields the protein MFKKIFFSFWASLILLFIYAFSCAVATFVENDFGTSAAKALVYNTLWFDILHILLLLNLIGIIFAHKLLQRKKYASLILHSAFIVILLGAGITRYFGVEGGMHIREGESSNTIVTRDEFIALMLYNDEGKVVEYQSFGIAFNPFLHNDFEKKVSMPNKTIDLKLLDYKKAPDAMSNPIIKMQISFNGETKEILLTPNYNNENVLPFRLGGEIFALNWGPEEIKLPFSLSLKDFILDRYAGSMSPSSYASDIEVVDEDKSFEYKIFMNNVLDYGGYRFFQSSYDQDEQGTILSVNKDPGKIPTYIGYTLLTLGFLWILFAKNSRFQKLSNYLKNQKNLLFIIICFFALHTKGFADENALRLIQNIKDNSTKHSMLFGTLLVQDFDGRIKPIDTLAMNYIHKITKKDDFLGLNYNQIFLGMMIYPQHFRQIKMISVKTPKLKEILGVDKDEKYLAYDDVFDGDDYKLSNYIEEANRKKPALRNQFDKDILALDEKINTAFYIYSGEIFRIFPDPSQRTYTWYSPATSMPFSLKDIENIQGLLAKYFFDFEQALSSKDFSKADEDLKNLKNFQNFYGANLIPAPTQISLEIFLNHYNIFNNLTLVYLLLGGVLFILLSYEILSLKKASKIFKRSIFALITLSVLAHALALAFRWYVGGHAPWSNAYESMIYIAFACAFSGLIFYKKSSLALCTASIMAGISLFVAHLGFMDPQITNLVPVLKSYWLNIHVSIITASYGFLGLCFLLGVFSLILFMLRNPKKAQIDQSILNLHCINEMAMIIGLALLTVGNFLGGVWANESWGRYWGWDSKETWALISIIIYAIILHLRFIPKFNNPYVFASASILGFYSILMTYFGVNFYLSGLHSYAAGDPIPIPKFLYFFIAFTIILIMGAFFKRRLKSPI from the coding sequence ATGTTTAAAAAAATCTTTTTTTCATTTTGGGCAAGTCTTATCTTACTTTTTATTTATGCTTTTTCTTGTGCGGTAGCGACTTTTGTGGAAAATGATTTTGGCACGAGTGCTGCTAAAGCTTTGGTTTATAACACTTTGTGGTTTGATATATTGCACATTTTACTTTTACTCAATCTTATAGGCATTATCTTCGCACATAAACTTTTACAAAGAAAAAAATACGCTTCCCTAATCTTACATAGTGCTTTTATAGTCATTTTGCTTGGGGCTGGTATTACGCGTTATTTTGGAGTAGAGGGCGGTATGCATATAAGAGAGGGAGAAAGCTCCAATACTATCGTTACAAGAGATGAATTTATAGCCTTAATGCTTTATAATGACGAGGGTAAAGTTGTAGAATATCAATCTTTTGGTATAGCTTTTAACCCCTTTCTTCATAATGATTTTGAAAAAAAGGTTTCTATGCCAAATAAAACAATAGATTTAAAATTGCTTGATTATAAAAAAGCCCCTGATGCAATGAGTAATCCCATCATCAAAATGCAAATTTCTTTTAATGGTGAAACTAAGGAAATTTTACTTACCCCAAACTATAATAATGAAAATGTTCTGCCTTTTAGATTAGGCGGTGAAATTTTTGCTTTAAATTGGGGACCAGAAGAGATTAAGCTTCCTTTCTCATTAAGTTTAAAAGATTTCATTCTAGATCGTTACGCGGGCTCTATGAGTCCCTCATCTTATGCTTCGGATATTGAAGTGGTTGATGAGGATAAAAGTTTTGAGTATAAAATTTTTATGAATAATGTTTTAGACTATGGTGGCTATCGTTTCTTTCAAAGCTCTTATGACCAAGATGAGCAAGGCACTATACTTTCTGTAAATAAAGACCCTGGTAAAATCCCAACCTATATAGGATACACCCTGCTTACTTTGGGTTTTTTGTGGATTTTATTTGCCAAAAATTCAAGGTTTCAAAAATTATCAAATTATCTTAAGAATCAAAAAAATCTTCTATTTATCATCATTTGCTTCTTTGCTCTACACACTAAAGGTTTTGCCGATGAAAATGCCTTAAGGCTAATTCAAAACATTAAAGATAATTCCACGAAGCACTCTATGCTTTTTGGAACTTTACTCGTTCAAGATTTTGATGGTAGAATAAAGCCTATCGATACTTTAGCGATGAATTATATCCACAAAATCACCAAAAAAGATGATTTTTTAGGCTTAAACTACAATCAAATTTTCCTTGGTATGATGATATACCCACAACACTTTAGACAAATTAAGATGATTAGCGTTAAAACTCCAAAACTAAAAGAGATTTTAGGGGTAGACAAAGATGAAAAATACCTCGCTTACGATGATGTTTTTGACGGAGATGATTATAAGCTTTCAAATTATATCGAAGAGGCAAATCGCAAAAAACCCGCACTAAGAAATCAATTTGACAAAGACATTTTAGCACTTGATGAAAAGATTAATACTGCTTTTTATATTTATAGTGGAGAAATTTTTAGGATATTTCCAGACCCAAGCCAAAGGACTTATACTTGGTATTCTCCAGCTACTTCTATGCCCTTTAGTTTAAAAGATATAGAAAATATACAAGGCTTATTGGCAAAGTATTTTTTTGATTTCGAGCAAGCTCTTAGCAGTAAAGATTTTTCTAAGGCTGATGAAGATTTAAAAAATCTTAAAAATTTCCAAAATTTTTATGGTGCAAATCTCATTCCCGCACCTACCCAAATCTCTTTAGAAATTTTTCTAAATCATTATAATATTTTTAATAACCTCACCCTAGTTTATCTTTTACTAGGTGGTGTGCTTTTCATCTTGCTTAGTTATGAAATTCTAAGTCTTAAAAAAGCATCTAAAATATTCAAAAGAAGCATTTTTGCTCTCATTACTTTAAGTGTTTTGGCTCACGCTTTAGCTCTAGCATTTCGTTGGTATGTGGGCGGTCACGCTCCTTGGAGTAATGCTTATGAAAGTATGATTTATATAGCTTTTGCTTGTGCTTTTTCGGGATTAATTTTTTATAAAAAATCCTCCCTAGCTCTTTGCACTGCAAGCATTATGGCGGGAATTTCGCTTTTTGTAGCTCATCTTGGCTTTATGGACCCGCAAATTACAAACCTTGTGCCTGTTTTAAAATCTTATTGGCTCAATATTCATGTTTCTATTATCACGGCAAGTTATGGATTTTTAGGACTTTGCTTTTTACTTGGCGTGTTTAGTTTAATTTTATTTATGCTAAGAAACCCTAAAAAAGCACAAATTGACCAAAGCATTTTAAATTTACACTGCATTAATGAAATGGCGATGATAATAGGACTTGCCCTGCTAACCGTAGGAAATTTTTTAGGTGGCGTTTGGGCAAATGAGAGTTGGGGAAGATACTGGGGCTGGGATTCTAAAGAAACTTGGGCTTTAATCTCTATCATTATTTATGCTATTATTTTGCACCTTAGATTTATCCCTAAATTTAACAATCCTTATGTTTTTGCAAGTGCAAGTATTTTAGGGTTTTATTCCATTTTAATGACTTATTTTGGGGTGAATTTTTATTTGTCTGGGCTTCATTCTTACGCAGCGGGCGATCCTATTCCTATTCCTAAATTTTTATATTTTTTCATTGCCTTTACAATCATTTTGATTATGGGAGCATTTTTTAAAAGAAGACTTAAAAGTCCTATATAA